The following are encoded together in the Daucus carota subsp. sativus chromosome 5, DH1 v3.0, whole genome shotgun sequence genome:
- the LOC108221472 gene encoding uncharacterized protein LOC108221472: protein MPRLVALLGFAVTAMLRCGMKRGRGDVKLPPPEPTPSFLLDLYRDEVRGSKFQRSIRLYNAMFAFTSSGGNVDHSIKRGKGPYIYRLNGQNHHVFGSLIPDDGDTPKFYQLYIYDTANEVNNRLRWVNVSDEQPVEVEVVQGLMDMLDDTNELVQKFRQARDRWENKDIYDLKVELKICRAQNGRENHISASDEIAGIMVGSSSNTTADRDVIVQAKSGKLQRVSYIHPKIMALQYPLLFPNGEDGYHDKIPFHSADLMNLKDRDFISLKDYYAYQFQIRQNQSMTPRLGGRLFQQYVVDAFSSIEQTRLWWFRKNQTILRNELYSHICDSDALAVCRHVGHPDIFLTMTRNPLWDEIQKMMLFLPGCKTENSPDIISRVFRLKLDQLTNDIKKKAFFGVCVGVMYVVEFQKRGLPHVHMLIWLDSKSKDYLKKNVDKFVSAEIPDPVKDPIGYAAVKAFMIHGPCGLQNTKSPCMKDLKCIRYCARTMFDESGFPIYRRRRQNITVHVWNADLDNQWVVPYNRDLLVKYQCHMNIEICCHARSLKYLIKYCLKGHDTATVHVTGRKKRTAKQNPDEPIDEIDAYFDGRYICGAESAYRIFGFPIHHRTISVERLPFHLPGQKNCTFRSNQPLNKVAEREKDRPSKLEAFFHLCTVDVSAQQYTYQEIHEHFVWDDGNRKWNPRKRGFQIGRLSYTHHSSGEVWFMRLLLTKVRGPTSFESLRTLNGICYPTFRDACKEYGLLDDDKEWHEVMDQCASGGLPPQIRQLFVHIIVNCKVTDLYNLWICHWQQMVDDILLKRRRLNNDDSLMLDDKQLQYYALAEIDDFLRSIGKSLKNFPQLPQPPATYLNHGTNNLILEETNYNIAEMETENRTLLSTMNDQQLKVYKCILDSVAKNEGGLFFVHGSGGCGKTFLWRTLISKLRSQGDIVLPVASSGIAATLMPGGRTAHYRFKIPIVLDEFSVCGIGNKSDIAELIRQTKLIIWDEAPMQHRFVFECLDRSLRDIMRSCDESRASLPFGGITVVLGGDFRQILPVIPHGD from the exons ATGCCACGCTTGGTGGCCCTTCTAGGATTTGCAGTCACTGCAATGCTCAGATGTGGCATGAAGAGAGG GAGAGGTGATGTGAAACTACCACCTCCGGAGCCAACTCCAAGCTTTTTGCTTGATCTGTATAGGGATGAAGTTAGAGGTTCAAAATTTCAAAGAAGCATAAGGCTTTACAATGCGATGTTTGCATTTACCTCTTCAGGTGGGAATGTCGATCATTCGATAAAAAGAGGCAAAGGCCCTTATATTTACCGCTTAAATGGTCAAAACCACCATGTTTTTGGCTCTTTAATTCCCGATGATGGCGACACTCCCAAATTCTATCagctttatatatatgatactgCCAATGAAGTAAATAACCGTTTACGTTGGGTGAATGTTTCTGATGAACAACCTGTAGAAGTTGAAGTTGTCCAAGGCTTGATGGATATGCTTGATGATACTAATGAGCTTGTGCAAAAATTCCGCCAGGCCCGTGATCGTTGGGAAAACAAGGATATCTATGATTTGAAAGTTGAGCTTAAGATTTGCCGTGCACAAAATGGTAGGGAGAATCATATATCTGCTTCTGATGAAATTGCAGGCATAATGGTTGGTTCAAGCTCGAATACTACCGCTGACCGGGATGTGATAGTTCAGGCCAAATCTGGAAAGCTGCAGCGTGTTTCCTACATTCATCCAAAAATCATGGCACTTCAATATCCACTTCTGTTTCCAAATGGCGAGGACGGGTACCATGATAAGATTCCATTTCACAGTGCTGATTTGATGAATCTTAAAGATCGTGATTTTATATCTCTGAAAGATTATTATGCCTACCAATTTCAAATTAGACAAAATCAAT CTATGACCCCTAGATTGGGTGGGAGGCTTTTTCAACAGTACGTCGTTGATGCCTTCTCTTCTATTGAACAGACGCGTTTATGGTGGTTTCGCAAGAATCAGACTATCCTGCGGAACGAGTTATATAGTCATATATGTGACTCG GACGCATTAGCTGTTTGTCGGCACGTTGGTCATCCTGACATTTTCTTAACAATGACAAGAAATCCGTTGTGGGATGAAATTCAGAAAATGATGCTTTTTCTCCCTGGTTGTAAGACAGAGAATTCACCAGATATCATATCTCGAGTGTTTCGTTTGAAACTTGACCAGTTGACGAATGATATCAAGAAGAAAGCTTTTTTTGGCGTTTGCGTTGGAG TGATGTACGTTGTAGAGTTTCAGAAGCGGGGTCTTCCGCATGTGCACATGCTGATTTGGCTTGATAGTAAGTCAAaagattatttgaaaaaaaatgtagaCAAATTTGTCTCAGCAGAGATTCCAGATCCTGTGAAAGATCCTATTGGCTATGCTGCAGTCAAGGCTTTCATGATACATGGTCCATGTGGATTGCAAAATACTAAATCTCCATGCATGAAAGATCTGAAGTGTATCAG GTACTGCGCGCGCACCATGTTTGATGAAAGTGGATTTCCGATTTACAGAAGAAGACGGCAAAATATAACGGTTCATGTATGGAATGCTGATTTGGATAATCAATGGGTGGTCCCTTATAACCGTGATTTATTGGTAAAGTACCAGTGCCACATGAATATCGAGATTTGTTGCCATGCGCGGAGTTTGAAATACCTAATCAAATATTGCCTCAAGGGACACGATACTGCTACTGTGCATGTTACTGGGAGGAAGAAGAGGACAGCGAAACAAAATCCGGATGAGCCTATAGATGAGATTGATGCCTATTTTGATGGTCGCTACATATGTGGTGCAGAGTCTGCATATAGGATTTTTGGTTTTCCTATTCACCATCGCACCATTTCTGTGGAACGCCTACCATTTCATCTTCCAGGACAGAAGAACTGCACATTTCGTTCCAATCAGCCTCTAAATAAAGTTGCAGAGCGCGAGAAGGATAGGCCAAGCAAATTGGAAGCTTTTTTTCATTTATGTACTGTTGATGTCTCTGCGCAGCAGTACACTTACCAAGAAATACATGAACATTTTGTTTGGGATGATGGCAATAGGAAATGGAATCCAAGGAAAAGAGGATTTCAGATTGGAAGGCTTTCGTATACACATCATAGCAGCGGTGAAGTATGGTTTATGAGGTTGTTGCTTACTAAAGTGCGAGGACCTACATCTTTTGAGAGTCTTAGGACTTTGAATGGAATTTGTTATCCTACTTTTCGTGATGCCTGCAAGGAGTATGGTTTACTTGATGATGACAAAGAGTGGCATGAAGTTATGGATCAATGTGCTTCTGGTGGGTTGCCTCCACAGATTCGTCAGCTCTTTGTGCACATCATAGTCAACTGCAAAGTCAcagatttatataatttgtggATTTGTCATTGGCAGCAGATGGTCGATGATATTCTTTTAAAAAGGAGGCGTTTAAATAATGATGATAGCCTCATGCTTGATGACAAACAACTGCAATACTATGCTCTTGCAG AAATTGATGATTTCCTAAGGTCTATTGGTAAATCCCTCAAGAATTTTCCTCAACTCCCCCAGCCACCAGCGACGTATTTAAATCATGGAACTAATAACTTGATTTTAGAAGAAACGAACTACAATATAGCTGAGATGGAGACTGAGAACAGAACATTGTTATCCACCATGAATGATCAACAGCTAAAGGTTTACAAATGCATATTAGACTCTGTTGCTAAGAACGAaggtggacttttttttgtTCATGGAAGCGGTGGATGCGGGAAGACTTTTTTATGGAGAACTCTAATTTCCAAGTTGAGATCCCAAGGTGATATTGTTCTGCCAGTTGCGTCATCTGGAATTGCTGCTACGCTCATGCCTGGAGGTCGGACTGCTCATTATAGATTTAAAATTCCTATTGTCCTTGATGAGTTCTCCGTTTGTGGTATAGGTAACAAATCAGACATCGCCGAGCTCATTAGGCAGACAAAGCTTATTATCTGGGACGAGGCGCCAATGCAACACAGATTTGTATTTGAATGTTTAGATCGTTCTCTTAGGGATATAATGAGGTCTTGTGATGAATCGCGTGCTTCTCTACCTTTCGGAGGAATCACAGTAGTTCTTGGAGGAGATTTCAGACAAATCTTACCGGTCATACCTCATGGAGATTGA
- the LOC108221471 gene encoding uncharacterized protein LOC108221471, translated as MRLNKGTSPAEIEELNKFAKWVLDVGDGKVTQTQPDDNSVENEIEVPLQFCDLVNDNSVENMINSIYPDFAENSKDPKYLSERAILTPTNQTVGHLNSLIVEMIPGDAVTYYSIDSAEDFGGTDDDLHSAFPIEYLNSLSVPGLPTHDLKLKVGVVVMLMRNLNQTLGLCNGTRMIVTKCLKYCVECEVISGSFLGTKHFIPRMELSPSDSVLPFKLVRKQMPLQICYTMTINKSQGQSLQTVGLFLPKPVFTHGQFYVAISRVTSPAGLKVFIDDDRRFPTNITQNVVYKEVFYALPR; from the coding sequence ATGAGGCTCAACAAAGGCACATCTCCAGCTGAAATTGAAGAGCTGAATAAGTTTGCCAAATGGGTGCTGGACGTAGGAGATGGAAAAGTCACCCAAACACAACCTGATGACAACTCAGTTGAGAATGAAATAGAAGTTCCACTACAATTCTGTGATTTGGTAAATGACAACTCTGTGGAGAACATGATTAACAGCATTTACCCAGATTTTGCAGAAAATTCAAAGGATCCCAAGTATCTCAGCGAGAGGGCTATTTTGACTCCTACCAACCAAACAGTGGGTCACCTAAACTCTCTTATTGTGGAAATGATACCAGGTGATGCTGTGACCTATTACAGCATAGATAGCGCAGAAGATTTTGGAGGTACGGATGATGATTTACACTCTGCATTTCcaattgaatatttaaattcacttagtgtaCCTGGCTTGCCTACTCatgatttgaagttgaaagTCGGTGTAGTTGTCATGCTCATGAGAAATTTGAATCAAACACTTGGACTTTGCAATGGTACCCGAATGATCGTGACCAAGTGTTTGAAATATTGCGTGGAGTGTGAGGTAATTTCTGGATCTTTTCTTGGCACAAAGCATTTTATTCCTCGAATGGAATTGTCTCCAAGTGATTCTGTGCTACCTTTCAAGCTGGTGAGGAAACAAATGCCCCTTCAAATTTGCTACACCATGACAATAAACAAATCTCAGGGACAATCTTTGCAAACAGTTGGGTTATTCCTTCCCAAACCTGTCTTTACACATGGCCAATTCTACGTTGCTATAAGTCGCGTCACCTCTCCTGCAGGTTTGAAAGTTTTTATTGATGACGATCGTCGATTCCCAACTAATATTACACAAAATGTTGTGTACAAAGAAGTGTTTTACGCGCTGCCTAGGTAG
- the LOC135152818 gene encoding uncharacterized protein LOC135152818, producing the protein MSENADKDDSSWRLFTSEDMINGYKALKRMKIARNVKKASGFMDREAGVLSVNSAYAANSSTVSSTTSSENIKSTSCKNKLRQKTPLRTPFTDITNKIPRTNDDRDKAKAKYKMRGNARLKYLGRNLLDDELSKNQTASAIVDDENCEMPRFEDCDHSLFEMGSSNGKDSFVS; encoded by the exons ATGTCGGAG AATGCTGATAAAGACGACTCTTCTTGGCGTTTATTTACGTCTGAGGATATGATTAATG gTTACAAGGCTCTTAAAAGAATGAAAATTGCTAGAAATGTGAAGAAAGCTTCTGGATTCATGGATAGGGAGGCAGGAGTATTATCTGTCAACAGCGCATATGCAGCAAACAGTTCAACAGTATCTTCTACGACCTCCT CTGAGAATATCAAAAGCACCTCTTGCAAAAACAAGCTTCGACAGAAAACACCTCTAAGGACTCCATTTACTGATATTACTAATAAAATACCTAGAACCAATGATGACAGAGATAAGGCCAAAGCAAAATATAAAATGAGAGGGAATGCCCGACTGAAATACCTTGGTCGGAATCTCCTTGATGATGAGCTGAGTAAAAATCAGACTGCCTCGGCTATTGTTGATGATGAGAATTGTG AGATGCCAAGGTTTGAAGATTGTGATCATTCTCTATTTGAAATGGGCAGTTCAAATGGTAAGGATAGTTTTGTTTCTTGA